Within the Enterobacter bugandensis genome, the region TCGACCTGCGCGTGGCGCTGATTGAAAACGCAGAATTCGTGGAAGGCTCTGACAAGCTGCTGCGCCTGACGCTGGATCTCGGCGGCGAGAAGCGCAACGTCTTCTCCGGCATCCGTTCTGCCTACCCGGACCCGCTGGTGCTGATCGGCCGTCAAACCGTGATGGTCGCTAACCTGGCGCCGCGCAAAATGCGCTTCGGCATTTCCGAGGGGATGGTGATGGCAGCAGGCCCTGGCGGGAAGGATATCTTCCTGTTAAGCCCAGACGAAGGCGCGAAGCCGGGCCAGCAGGTGAAATAACAAAAAAGCCGGAGATAATCTCCGGCTTTTTTTATGGTTTCGGGTGATGCACCCGATGGGTCAGCCCGCGCAGGAAATTACGCAGAAACTGGTCGCCGCACTCGCGGTAATTTTTGTGGTCCGGCGCGCGCATCATGGCGGTGATTTCCGGCATCGACACGCGGTATTTCTGCTCGGTCATGATCGCCTGGATATCGTCCGTTTTCAGCGAAAAGGCGATACGCAGCTTTTTCAGCACCGTGTTGTTGTTCACGCGACGCTCCAGCGCCAGCTCGGGCGCGGAGTCATCTTTTCCACGTTTATCGTAAATCAGCCCGTTCAGAAAACCCGACAGAATGATGTCCGGGCAGCGGACGAAGCCCTCTTCGTCTTCTTTGGTCATCCAGGTATCAAAATTTGCAGACGTGGATTCCATGTCGGACAGCGCAAGAATGCGCACCATGTCGTTATTGTTTGCTTTCAGGGTGTAGCGCAGGCTACGAAGAATATCGTTACTTAGCATAGAGCCTTCGAATGTCGATGATGCAATGGCGCGCAGTGTACCAGTTTTACAGGCCAATCGCCTCTTTCAAACTTTTCAGATAGCGGCGGCTGACGGGGACGGTCTGCCCGGCGCGCAGCACCAGCTCGGCCTGACCGTTATCTTCCAGACGGATCTCCTTCAGGTGCGCCATGTTCACCAGATACTGACGGTGACAGCGAATCAGCGGCGTGCGGCTCTCGAGCGTACGCAGGGTCAGCTCGGTAAACCCTTCGTTCCCTTCCGCGCTGGTGACAAACACCCCGCTCAGGCGGCTGCTGACAAACGCCACATCATCCATTTGCAGCAGATAGATCCGGCTGTGCCCGGTGCAGGGGATAAATTTCAGCGGCTGCTGGTTCTCCGGCAGCAGCGTGACGTCCTGGACGGTTCGCTCCTGGCGTAAGCGGGTGAGCGTTTTTTCCAGCCGCTTCTCTTCAATCGGCTTGAGTAAATAATCGAACGCGTGCTCCTCAAAAGCCTTAACGGCATATTCGTCGAACGCCGTCAGAAACACGATATAGGGGCGATGCGCCGGGTCGAGCATGCCGACCATCTCCAGCCCGCTGATGCGCGGCATCTGAATGTCGAGGAACAGCACGTCCGGGCGCAGCTTGTGCACCGCACCGATGGCCTCAATGGCGTTGGCGCACTCCCCCACAATCTCAATGTCTGGCTGCTCCTGCAGCAGAACGCGCAGGTTTTCCCGTGCCAGCGGCTCGTCATCCACGATCAGCACTCTTAACATGCGTTTTCCTCCAGCGGCAGTCGAACGGTAATACGGGTAAAACGGTCAGGCTCGCAGGCGACGGTAATGCCACAGTCGTCGCCAAAATGGGCGCGCAGACGTTTATCAACCAGGCTCATCCCTAATCCGCCCGAAGCGGAAGGCTGGTACAGCCCGGCGTTATCTTCAATATCCAGCACCAGATGGTGGTTAAAACGGCTGGCGGCAATGGTTATCTCCCCTGTCCCCAGCAGCTGCGAGGTACCGTGCTTGATGGCGTTCTCCACGATAGGCTGCAGGGTAAAGGCCGGAAGATGCTGATACGCCAGCTCGTCCGGAACGGAGAGCGACACCTGCAGGCGGGACTGAAACCGCGCCTGCTCAATTTGCAGATAGGCATTCACGTGCTCAATTTCATCGGCGAGGGTAACGATCTCTGACGGGCGCTTCAGGTTTTTACGGAAAAAGGTCGACAAAAACTGCACCAGCTGCGCGGCCTGATCGCTGTCGCGGCGGATCACTGCTTTGAGCGTGTTGAGGGCATTAAACAGGAAATGCGGATTGACCTGGGCATGCAGCAGCTTAATTTCAGACTGCGTCAGCAGGGCTTTCTGCCGTTCATACTGCCCGGCCAGAATTTGCGCGGAAAGAAGCTGGGCGATACCCTCCCCCAGCGTGCGGTTGATGGAGCTGAACAGACGGTTTTTCGCCTCATACAGCTTGATGGTGCCCATCACTCGCTGATTTTCCCCGCGCAGCGGAATGACGAGCGTGGAGCCCAGCTTGCACTGCGGATGCAGCGAGCAGCGGTAAGGCACTTCGTTACCGTCGGCATACACTACTTCGCCGGTTTCAATGGCGCGCAGCGTATAGGTCGACGAGATCGGTTTGCCCGGCAGGTGGTGATCGTCTCCGGTGCCGGTAAACGCCAGCAGCTTTTCGCGATCGGTAATGGCCACCGCACCGATATCCAGCTCTTTATAAAGCACCTGCGCGACCTTCATGCTGTTCTCTTCGTTAAACCCCTGACGCAGGATCCCTTCGGTCGAGGCGGCAACCTTCAACGCCGTGGCGGAAAAGGCCGAGGTGTACTTCTCAAACATGGCGCGCTTGTCGAGCAGAATACGCATAAACAGCGCCGCGCCGACGGTGTTGGTCACCATCATCGGGGCGGCAATACTGCTGACCAGGTGCAGCGCATCCTCAAACGGGCGGGCAATCAGCAGAATGATCGCCATCTGCGCCATTTCAGCCACAAATGTAATGGCCCCGGCGGTAAGCGGGCTAAACACCTTGTCCGGGCGACCGCGCTTAATCATATAGCTGTGCACCAGGCCACCAAGCAGCCCTTCGACGATCGTCGAGATCATGCAGCTGAGCGCCGTCATCCCGCCCATGGAATAGCGATGCAGCCCACCAGTTAAACCGACAAGACCACCGACGACCGGGCCGCCCAGCAGCCCGCCCATCACCGCGCCGATGGCACGCGTATTAGCAATAGAGTCTTCGATGTGGAGGCCGAAGTAGGTCCCCATGATGCAAAAAATAGAGAAGGTGACGTAGCAGAGCAGCTTGTGCGGCAGGCGTACGGTGACCTGCATCAGCGGAATGAAAAGACGCGTTTTGCTCATCAGCCAGGCAATGACCAGAAACACGCACATCTGCTGAAGCAACAGCAGCACCAGGTTAAACTCGTACATACTCAAAACCGCACACGCTAAAAAACGCGTAACATACACGGATGCGGCTGAACTTTCTTTGAAGCGCCCCAAAAAAGCGCAAAATCGTGTCCGTTATCACATCTTTTTCTGCACATCGTGCATGGCTCGCATTATTTGTTTAAAAATTAATCAATTCTTCCTGGTTCGGCAAAGTGGGTCTACAGTTAAGCTGGGGACGCGTAAGCCAGGGGGCAAATATGGCGCTTTACACAATCGGTGAAGTGGCACTCCTTTGTGATATCAATCCCGTTACCCTACGGGCGTGGCAGCGACGGTATGGATTGCTCAAACCGCAGAGGACGGACGGTGGTCATCGCCTTTTCAACGATGCCGATATCGACCGGATCCGCGAAATCAAAAGCTGGATCGACAACGGGGTGCAGGTCGGGAAAGTAAAGTCCCTGCTGAGCCACGACGACCCGGACACGCAACGCCTCTGGCGCGAGCAGCAGGAAACGCTGCTGCGGCTCCTTCAGGCGGGTAACCTGCAGCGACTGCGCGCCTGGATCAAAGAGCAGGGTCGCGATTATCCGGCGAAAACGCTTATCACCCATCTTTTCATTCCGCTCCGTCGGCGCCTGCAGTGCCAACAGTCTACCCTGCAGGCGCTGCTCAGCATGCTTGACGGGGTGCTGATCAACTATATTGCCGTCTGTCTTGCCTCGGCGAAGAATA harbors:
- a CDS encoding YehS family protein, with the protein product MLSNDILRSLRYTLKANNNDMVRILALSDMESTSANFDTWMTKEDEEGFVRCPDIILSGFLNGLIYDKRGKDDSAPELALERRVNNNTVLKKLRIAFSLKTDDIQAIMTEQKYRVSMPEITAMMRAPDHKNYRECGDQFLRNFLRGLTHRVHHPKP
- the btsR gene encoding two-component system response regulator BtsR; translated protein: MLRVLIVDDEPLARENLRVLLQEQPDIEIVGECANAIEAIGAVHKLRPDVLFLDIQMPRISGLEMVGMLDPAHRPYIVFLTAFDEYAVKAFEEHAFDYLLKPIEEKRLEKTLTRLRQERTVQDVTLLPENQQPLKFIPCTGHSRIYLLQMDDVAFVSSRLSGVFVTSAEGNEGFTELTLRTLESRTPLIRCHRQYLVNMAHLKEIRLEDNGQAELVLRAGQTVPVSRRYLKSLKEAIGL
- a CDS encoding sensor histidine kinase gives rise to the protein MYEFNLVLLLLQQMCVFLVIAWLMSKTRLFIPLMQVTVRLPHKLLCYVTFSIFCIMGTYFGLHIEDSIANTRAIGAVMGGLLGGPVVGGLVGLTGGLHRYSMGGMTALSCMISTIVEGLLGGLVHSYMIKRGRPDKVFSPLTAGAITFVAEMAQMAIILLIARPFEDALHLVSSIAAPMMVTNTVGAALFMRILLDKRAMFEKYTSAFSATALKVAASTEGILRQGFNEENSMKVAQVLYKELDIGAVAITDREKLLAFTGTGDDHHLPGKPISSTYTLRAIETGEVVYADGNEVPYRCSLHPQCKLGSTLVIPLRGENQRVMGTIKLYEAKNRLFSSINRTLGEGIAQLLSAQILAGQYERQKALLTQSEIKLLHAQVNPHFLFNALNTLKAVIRRDSDQAAQLVQFLSTFFRKNLKRPSEIVTLADEIEHVNAYLQIEQARFQSRLQVSLSVPDELAYQHLPAFTLQPIVENAIKHGTSQLLGTGEITIAASRFNHHLVLDIEDNAGLYQPSASGGLGMSLVDKRLRAHFGDDCGITVACEPDRFTRITVRLPLEENAC
- the mlrA gene encoding HTH-type transcriptional regulator MlrA, which codes for MALYTIGEVALLCDINPVTLRAWQRRYGLLKPQRTDGGHRLFNDADIDRIREIKSWIDNGVQVGKVKSLLSHDDPDTQRLWREQQETLLRLLQAGNLQRLRAWIKEQGRDYPAKTLITHLFIPLRRRLQCQQSTLQALLSMLDGVLINYIAVCLASAKNKAGKDALVVGWNVHDTTRLWLEAWIATQKGWRVDVLAHSLGQLKPEFFDGQTLLVWCGEVPSATQQQLLTEWREHGYPVYSLGPDEP